One region of candidate division KSB1 bacterium genomic DNA includes:
- a CDS encoding class I SAM-dependent methyltransferase, translating to MAFSKESQQYWDTYVNDIEVAQHEVGTPEFFEDLRVFRYDPDRMGYMLDEIRRLGAAHPQGRVLEVGCGPGTDLRQLAAVGLYPVAIDMTLNGARLAKQHLRTFGLPGQVIVCDAEKLCFRPESFDAVWSAGVLHHVDDTEAAISEIHRVLKEGGTFVAVLYHKYSWLYFLSKLFHVKIEHTDAEAPIIKTYSKKKGAALLSQFRNVEVYL from the coding sequence TTGGCGTTCTCGAAGGAAAGCCAACAGTATTGGGACACGTACGTTAATGACATCGAGGTGGCCCAGCACGAGGTGGGCACGCCCGAATTCTTCGAGGATTTGCGTGTCTTCCGGTATGACCCGGACCGCATGGGGTACATGTTGGATGAGATCCGGCGATTGGGCGCGGCCCACCCGCAAGGTCGAGTGTTGGAAGTAGGATGTGGGCCCGGGACGGACCTGCGGCAGCTGGCAGCGGTCGGTCTGTACCCTGTAGCCATTGACATGACGCTGAATGGCGCGCGCCTGGCCAAACAGCATCTCCGCACGTTTGGCCTCCCCGGCCAGGTGATTGTCTGTGATGCGGAAAAGCTCTGCTTCCGGCCAGAGTCCTTTGACGCCGTGTGGTCGGCGGGTGTGCTCCACCATGTAGACGACACCGAGGCGGCGATCAGCGAGATCCACCGCGTGCTCAAAGAAGGCGGAACATTTGTTGCAGTGCTCTATCACAAGTACTCTTGGCTTTACTTTCTCTCGAAACTTTTTCACGTCAAGATCGAGCACACCGATGCCGAGGCGCCCATTATCAAAACCTACTCCAAAAAGAAGGGTGCCGCGTTATTGAGTCAGTTCAGGAATGTAGAGGTCTACCT
- a CDS encoding class I SAM-dependent methyltransferase gives MSATRPAQVTIDEVKKYWNENVIGIEVTDKEPGTPEFFDDLERYYDMKYREEEPYARHRDFAGKKLLEVGCGWGRDLVKYARNGAIVTAVDLTESGVALARKYLEYRGLQGEVRVASAEDLPFPDNSFDVVICIGVLMCTPNIEKAIDEIYRVLRPGGEAVIMLYHKWSWYNFLVRVSGIGYETQGVDAPLIATHSRRDVRRLFRKFSTIKIHMTGFPMKTVKRHGFLVGVYNSVFVPLFNALPRWLTRPIGWHIYIDLTK, from the coding sequence ATGAGCGCCACAAGACCAGCGCAGGTCACAATTGATGAGGTGAAAAAGTATTGGAACGAGAACGTCATCGGCATCGAGGTGACGGATAAGGAACCGGGCACGCCGGAATTCTTCGATGACCTTGAGCGCTACTATGACATGAAATACCGTGAGGAAGAACCTTACGCTCGTCATCGGGACTTTGCGGGAAAGAAACTCCTCGAGGTGGGGTGCGGATGGGGTAGAGACCTCGTCAAGTATGCGCGAAATGGTGCCATTGTCACCGCCGTGGACCTGACGGAGAGCGGTGTGGCTCTTGCCCGTAAGTACCTGGAATACCGAGGCCTGCAGGGGGAGGTGCGAGTGGCAAGCGCTGAGGACCTCCCTTTCCCGGACAACTCCTTCGATGTGGTTATTTGTATCGGCGTGTTGATGTGTACGCCAAACATCGAGAAGGCCATCGATGAAATATACCGGGTGTTGCGCCCAGGGGGCGAGGCTGTTATCATGCTCTACCACAAGTGGTCGTGGTACAATTTCCTCGTCCGCGTTTCCGGGATCGGGTACGAGACGCAAGGGGTAGATGCGCCGCTCATTGCTACGCACTCGCGCCGGGACGTGCGTCGGCTTTTTCGCAAGTTCTCGACGATCAAGATCCATATGACCGGCTTTCCCATGAAGACCGTAAAACGACATGGATTTCTGGTGGGCGTTTACAACTCTGTCTTTGTGCCCCTTTTCAACGCACTGCCCAGGTGGCTAACCAGGCCCATCGGTTGGCACATCTACATTGATCTGACCAAGTGA